A single window of Narcine bancroftii isolate sNarBan1 chromosome 1, sNarBan1.hap1, whole genome shotgun sequence DNA harbors:
- the LOC138743715 gene encoding uncharacterized protein, which yields MSPLTAGPSDAWPPPLTTGPSDAWPPPPTAGPSDAWPPPPTAGPSATFPDCWSLSHPAVSSSPLPRPHSSLPQPPVPWPPSSLLQPPPPTAQQSSPTASPSATQSPPATSPNSLPRSPGSIPRPLDPRPPPPTASPYLPDFGAFRILDVRIKDSVLV from the coding sequence ATgtctcccctgaccgccggtccctcggacGCCTGGCCGCCTCCTCTGACCACCGGTCCCTCGGACGCCTGGCCGCCTCctccgaccgccggtccctcggacGCCTGGCCGCCTCCTCCGaccgctggtccctcagccaccttcCCCGActgctggtccctcagccacccagCAGTctcctccagccccctccctcgACCGCACAGCAGTCTTCCCCAACCGCCGGTTCCTTGGCCACCCAGCAGTctcctccagccccctcccccgaCTGCACAGCAGTCTTCCCCgactgccagtccctcggccacccagTCTCctccggccacctcccccaacagtCTCCCCAGATCGCCCGGCAGTATCCCCCGACCGCTggaccctcggccgcctcccccgacagCCAGTCcctacttgccggattttggagctttccgaattttagatgtccggataaaggatagtgtacttgtatag